A region from the Bradyrhizobium erythrophlei genome encodes:
- the rpoB gene encoding DNA-directed RNA polymerase subunit beta gives MAQQTFTGRKRVRKFFGHIKEVAEMPNLIEVQKASYDQFLMVDEPLGGRLDEGLQAVFRSVFPISDFSGTSMLEFVRYEFEPPKYDVDECRQRGMTYAAPLKVTLRLIVFDIDEETGAKSVKDIKEQDVYMGDIPLMTMNGTFVVNGTERVIVSQMHRSPGVFFDHDKGKTHSSGKLLFAARVIPYRGSWLDIEFDAKDIVFARIDRRRKIPVTSLMFALGLDGEQILSTFYKKILYKRTKEGWRVPFDANRFRGYSTINDLIDADTGKVVLEAGKKLTVRGARQLQEKGLKALRLSDEELVGNYLAEDLVNPKTGEIYAEAGEEITEKSLKALNEHGYKELPLLDIDHVNVGAYIRNTLHADKNMTREDALFDIYRVMRPGEPPTIDSAQSMFQSLFFDSERYDLSAVGRVKMNMRLELDAPDTHRTLRKEDILAVIKTLVDLRDGKGEIDDIDHLGNRRVRSVGELMENQYRIGLLRMERAIKERMSSVDIDTVMPQDLINAKPAAAAVREFFGSSQLSQFMDQTNPLSEITHKRRLSALGPGGLTRERAGFEVRDVHPTHYGRICPIETPEGPNIGLINSLATFARVNKYGFVETPYRKVKDGRVTDEVIYLSAMEEGRYHVAQANVALDNKGRFTDDLVVCRHAGDVLMITPDKVDYMDVSPKQLVSVAAALIPFLENDDANRALMGSNMQRQAVPLVRAEAPFVGTGMEGVVARDSGAAIAARRSGVIDQIDATRVVIRATEDLDPTKSGVDIYRLMKYQRSNQSTCINQRPLVKVGDIVKKGDIIADGPSTDLGELALGRNVLVAFMPWNGYNFEDSILLSERIVKDDVFTSIHIEEFEVMARDTKLGPEEITRDIPNVSEEALKNLDEAGIVYIGAEVRAGDILVGKITPKGESPMTPEEKLLRAIFGEKASDVRDTSLRVPPGVQGTIVEVRVFNRHGVDKDERALAIEREEIERLAKDRDDEQAILDRNVYSRLAELLENRQGIAGPKGFKKDTKITRAVLDEHPRSQWWMFASPNDKLMAEIEAMRKQYDESKKGLEQRFLDKVEKLQRGDELPPGVMKMVKVFVAVKRKIQPGDKMAGRHGNKGVVSKIVPIEDMPFLEDGTHADIVLNPLGVPSRMNVGQILETHLGWACAGLGKRIGQTVDAYYARQDIKPLKETLKKIYGDEETIKSLNDSELMELGRNLSHGVPIATPVFDGAKEADIEEMLKLAGLDASGQSTVYDGRTGDAFDRKVTVGYIYMLKLHHLVDDKIHARSIGPYSLVTQQPLGGKAQFGGQRFGEMEVWALEAYGAAYTLQEMLTVKSDDVAGRTKVYEAIVRGDDTFEAGIPESFNVLVKEMRSLGLNVDLHNSKLGVTPTSEAAE, from the coding sequence ATGGCGCAGCAGACATTCACCGGTCGCAAACGCGTTCGCAAGTTCTTCGGACACATCAAGGAAGTCGCAGAGATGCCGAACCTCATCGAGGTTCAGAAGGCGTCCTACGACCAGTTTCTGATGGTCGATGAACCCCTGGGCGGGCGGCTGGACGAGGGCCTGCAAGCGGTGTTCCGCTCGGTATTCCCGATCTCGGATTTCTCCGGCACCTCGATGCTGGAATTCGTCCGCTACGAGTTCGAGCCGCCGAAATATGACGTCGACGAGTGCCGCCAGCGCGGCATGACCTATGCTGCGCCGCTGAAGGTGACGCTGCGCCTGATCGTGTTCGATATCGACGAGGAAACCGGCGCCAAATCGGTCAAGGACATCAAGGAGCAGGACGTCTACATGGGCGATATCCCGCTCATGACCATGAACGGCACCTTCGTCGTCAACGGCACCGAGCGCGTCATCGTCTCCCAGATGCACCGTTCGCCCGGCGTGTTCTTCGATCACGACAAGGGCAAGACCCATTCGTCGGGCAAGCTTTTGTTTGCCGCGCGCGTCATTCCCTATCGCGGCTCCTGGCTCGATATCGAATTCGACGCCAAGGACATCGTGTTCGCGCGCATCGACCGCCGCCGCAAGATTCCCGTGACCTCGCTGATGTTCGCGCTCGGTCTCGACGGCGAGCAGATCCTGTCCACGTTCTACAAGAAGATCCTCTACAAGCGGACCAAGGAAGGCTGGCGCGTGCCGTTCGACGCCAACCGTTTCCGCGGCTATTCGACCATCAACGATCTGATCGACGCCGACACCGGCAAGGTCGTGCTGGAAGCCGGCAAGAAGCTCACCGTCCGCGGCGCCCGTCAGCTCCAGGAGAAGGGGCTGAAGGCACTGCGCCTGTCGGATGAGGAACTGGTCGGCAACTACCTGGCCGAGGACCTCGTCAATCCCAAGACCGGCGAGATCTACGCGGAAGCCGGCGAGGAAATCACCGAGAAGTCGCTGAAGGCGCTGAACGAGCACGGCTACAAGGAACTGCCGCTGCTCGACATCGACCATGTCAACGTCGGCGCCTACATCCGCAACACCCTGCACGCCGACAAGAACATGACGCGCGAGGACGCGCTGTTCGACATCTATCGCGTGATGCGTCCCGGCGAGCCGCCGACCATCGACTCGGCCCAGAGCATGTTCCAGTCGCTGTTCTTCGATAGCGAGCGCTACGACCTGTCCGCGGTCGGTCGCGTCAAGATGAACATGCGCCTCGAACTCGATGCGCCCGACACCCATCGCACGCTGCGCAAGGAAGACATCCTGGCCGTCATCAAGACGCTGGTCGACCTGCGCGACGGCAAGGGCGAGATCGACGACATCGATCACCTCGGCAACCGCCGCGTTCGCTCGGTCGGCGAGTTGATGGAGAACCAGTACCGCATCGGCCTGTTGCGCATGGAGCGCGCGATCAAGGAGCGCATGTCGAGTGTCGATATCGACACCGTGATGCCGCAGGACCTGATCAACGCCAAGCCGGCGGCCGCCGCGGTGCGCGAATTCTTCGGCTCCTCCCAGCTGTCGCAGTTCATGGACCAGACCAACCCGCTGTCGGAGATCACCCACAAGCGCCGTCTCTCGGCGCTTGGCCCGGGCGGCCTGACCCGTGAGCGCGCCGGCTTCGAGGTGCGCGACGTGCATCCGACGCATTACGGCCGCATCTGCCCGATCGAGACGCCGGAAGGCCCGAACATCGGCCTGATCAATTCGCTCGCGACTTTTGCGCGCGTCAACAAGTATGGTTTCGTCGAGACGCCCTACCGCAAGGTCAAGGACGGCCGCGTCACCGACGAGGTGATCTATCTCTCGGCGATGGAAGAGGGCCGCTATCACGTGGCCCAGGCCAATGTCGCGCTCGACAACAAGGGCCGCTTCACCGACGACCTCGTGGTCTGCCGCCATGCCGGCGACGTGCTGATGATCACGCCGGACAAGGTCGACTACATGGACGTGTCGCCGAAGCAGCTGGTTTCGGTCGCCGCGGCCCTGATCCCGTTCCTCGAGAACGACGACGCCAACCGCGCCCTGATGGGCTCGAACATGCAGCGTCAGGCCGTGCCGCTGGTGCGCGCCGAGGCGCCGTTCGTCGGTACCGGCATGGAAGGCGTGGTCGCGCGCGATTCGGGAGCCGCAATTGCGGCCCGCCGTTCGGGCGTGATCGACCAGATCGACGCTACCCGCGTCGTCATCCGCGCCACCGAGGACCTCGATCCGACCAAGTCGGGCGTCGATATCTACCGGCTGATGAAGTACCAGCGTTCCAACCAGTCGACCTGCATCAACCAGCGTCCGCTGGTGAAGGTCGGCGACATCGTCAAGAAGGGCGACATCATCGCCGACGGTCCCTCGACCGATCTCGGCGAGCTCGCGCTGGGGCGCAACGTGCTAGTCGCGTTCATGCCGTGGAACGGCTACAACTTCGAAGACTCGATCCTGCTCTCCGAAAGAATCGTGAAGGACGACGTCTTCACCTCGATCCACATCGAGGAATTCGAGGTGATGGCCCGCGACACCAAGCTCGGACCCGAGGAAATCACCCGCGACATTCCGAACGTCTCGGAAGAAGCGCTGAAGAACCTCGACGAAGCCGGCATCGTCTATATCGGCGCCGAAGTCCGCGCCGGCGACATCCTGGTCGGCAAGATCACGCCGAAGGGCGAAAGCCCGATGACGCCCGAAGAAAAGCTGCTGCGCGCCATCTTCGGCGAAAAGGCTTCCGACGTCCGCGATACTTCGCTCCGCGTGCCTCCGGGCGTGCAGGGCACCATCGTCGAAGTCCGCGTCTTCAACCGGCACGGCGTCGACAAGGACGAGCGCGCCCTGGCGATCGAGCGGGAAGAGATCGAACGTCTGGCCAAGGACCGCGACGACGAGCAGGCGATTCTGGACCGCAACGTCTACAGCCGTCTCGCCGAACTCCTGGAAAACCGCCAGGGGATCGCAGGTCCGAAGGGGTTCAAGAAGGACACCAAGATCACGCGCGCGGTGCTCGACGAGCATCCGCGTTCGCAATGGTGGATGTTCGCGTCCCCCAACGACAAGCTGATGGCCGAAATCGAGGCGATGCGGAAGCAGTACGACGAATCGAAGAAGGGCCTTGAACAGCGCTTCCTCGACAAGGTCGAAAAGCTGCAGCGTGGCGACGAATTGCCGCCCGGCGTGATGAAGATGGTCAAGGTCTTCGTCGCGGTGAAGCGCAAGATCCAGCCCGGCGACAAGATGGCGGGCCGTCACGGCAACAAGGGCGTGGTGTCGAAGATCGTTCCGATAGAGGACATGCCGTTCCTGGAGGACGGAACGCACGCCGACATCGTGCTCAATCCGCTGGGCGTGCCGAGCCGGATGAACGTCGGGCAGATTCTCGAAACGCATCTCGGCTGGGCCTGCGCGGGCCTCGGCAAGCGCATCGGCCAGACCGTGGACGCTTACTATGCGAGGCAGGACATCAAGCCGCTGAAGGAGACCCTGAAAAAGATCTACGGCGACGAGGAAACCATCAAATCGCTCAACGACAGCGAGTTGATGGAACTCGGCCGTAATCTCAGCCACGGTGTTCCGATCGCGACGCCGGTGTTCGACGGCGCCAAGGAAGCCGACATCGAGGAGATGCTGAAGCTTGCCGGTCTCGACGCCTCCGGACAATCCACCGTCTACGACGGCCGGACCGGCGACGCCTTCGACCGCAAGGTGACGGTTGGGTACATCTATATGCTCAAGCTGCATCACCTCGTGGACGACAAGATCCACGCACGTTCGATCGGGCCGTACTCGCTCGTTACCCAGCAGCCGCTGGGTGGCAAGGCGCAGTTCGGCGGACAGCGTTTCGGCGAAATGGAAGTGTGGGCGCTCGAGGCTTACGGCGCGGCGTACACGCTCCAGGAAATGCTGACCGTGAAGTCGGACGACGTCGCCGGCCGTACCAAGGTGTACGAGGCGATCGTGCGCGGCGACGACACGTTCGAAGCGGGTATCCCGGAATCGTTCAACGTGCTGGTCAAGGAAATGCGTTCGCTGGGCCTCAACGTGGACCTGCACAACTCGAAGCTCGGTGTCACGCCGACATCCGAGGCCGCCGAATAA